One Hyphomicrobiales bacterium genomic window carries:
- the rpsI gene encoding 30S ribosomal protein S9, whose translation MADTPSSSLEALGQLAGVESAQTAPIYQQKLDAHGRAYATGKRKDAVARVWVKPGSGKITVNKKDVVQYFARPVLQMILRQPLVVADRTTQFDVICTVAGGGLSGQAGAVRHGLAKALTLYEPELRPVLKRAGFLTRDSRVVERKKYGKAKARRSFQFSKR comes from the coding sequence ATGGCAGACACCCCGTCCAGCTCCCTCGAAGCCCTCGGCCAGCTCGCCGGCGTCGAGAGCGCCCAGACCGCCCCGATCTACCAGCAGAAGCTCGATGCGCACGGCCGTGCCTACGCCACCGGCAAGCGCAAGGATGCCGTCGCCCGCGTCTGGGTGAAGCCGGGCAGCGGCAAGATCACCGTCAACAAGAAGGACGTCGTGCAGTATTTTGCCCGCCCGGTGCTGCAGATGATCCTGCGCCAGCCGCTGGTGGTTGCGGACCGCACCACCCAGTTCGACGTGATCTGCACCGTCGCCGGTGGCGGCCTCTCGGGCCAGGCCGGCGCCGTCCGGCACGGTCTCGCCAAGGCGTTGACGCTCTATGAGCCGGAATTGCGTCCGGTGCTGAAGCGGGCCGGCTTCCTGACGCGCGACAGCCGCGTCGTCGAGCGCAAGAAGTACGGCAAGGCCAAGGCCCGCCGCAGCTTCCAGTTCTCCAAGCGCTGA
- a CDS encoding polysaccharide deacetylase family protein, translating into MMASRGGVLDRTVGALAAGARARTAGMLAGGLGAILQVDYVRPDDGRTFVAPTHAALTPRQLKLAIDAIRAADIDIISLDEAHWRLVEGDFERRFVCFTLDCGYRDSIIHAYQVLRDNDVPLAVAFATDFGSGAGELWWVALERVIDEVAELKVRIDGELRGFICDSLAQKRATFFAIFNWLRTIEEESARRFVREICRGIGLDVAALSQDATMNWQEVRMLIGDPLMSLVAQGVRHVALASLPQAQAEFEIGEALARIETATGVRPRHFAYPFGDATSFGPRDQRLVREMGLKTGLTRIAAPLGPEHVGNVFALPRLPLDKRFANESFAATFLATAGHAVRRLASGGRAA; encoded by the coding sequence ATGATGGCATCGCGTGGCGGGGTGTTGGATCGCACCGTCGGGGCATTGGCCGCGGGTGCGAGGGCGAGGACGGCGGGTATGCTTGCGGGCGGCCTCGGCGCGATCCTTCAGGTGGACTACGTGCGGCCCGATGATGGCCGGACGTTCGTCGCCCCGACGCATGCCGCCCTGACACCGCGCCAGCTCAAGCTCGCCATCGACGCGATCCGAGCCGCCGACATCGACATCATTTCGCTCGACGAGGCGCACTGGCGGCTCGTGGAGGGCGATTTCGAGCGGCGCTTCGTCTGTTTCACGCTCGACTGCGGATATCGCGACAGCATCATACATGCCTATCAGGTGTTGCGGGACAACGACGTGCCGCTGGCGGTCGCGTTCGCCACCGATTTCGGCAGCGGGGCGGGCGAACTCTGGTGGGTGGCGCTCGAGCGGGTCATCGACGAGGTCGCCGAACTCAAGGTGCGGATCGACGGCGAACTCAGGGGCTTCATCTGCGATTCGCTGGCCCAGAAGCGGGCCACCTTTTTCGCCATCTTCAATTGGTTGCGCACCATCGAGGAGGAGTCGGCGCGCCGGTTCGTGCGCGAAATCTGCCGTGGCATCGGTCTCGACGTCGCCGCGCTCTCGCAGGACGCCACCATGAACTGGCAGGAGGTCCGCATGCTCATCGGCGATCCGCTGATGAGCCTCGTGGCGCAAGGCGTGCGCCATGTCGCGCTCGCCAGTCTGCCGCAGGCGCAGGCGGAATTCGAGATCGGCGAAGCACTCGCGCGCATCGAGACGGCGACGGGCGTGCGCCCGCGCCATTTCGCCTATCCGTTCGGCGATGCGACCTCGTTCGGGCCGCGCGACCAACGGCTGGTGCGCGAGATGGGGCTCAAGACCGGGCTCACCCGCATCGCGGCGCCGCTCGGACCCGAGCACGTCGGCAACGTCTTTGCCCTGCCGCGTCTGCCGCTCGACAAGCGCTTTGCGAACGAGAGCTTTGCGGCAACGTTCCTGGCAACGGCCGGGCATGCCGTGCGGCGGCTGGCGAGCGGCGGGCGGGCGGCCTGA
- a CDS encoding heme A synthase — protein MSATDADVAASSDDREGRQERRAWPGFVRLWLYLVAALVLAVAVVGGATRLTDSGLSITEWKPILGAIPPLDEADWHDAFEKYRQIPQYQQINKGMSLEEFKFIYWWEWGHRQLARFVGLAFGLPLLVLLVLRRIPAGLAGRLCLILALGGLQGVMGWYMVQSGLSDRVDVSQYRLAAHLGLATVIFAALVWTALGLRPRSDPLGGVGAWQGGVPLWLRVSSVALVVGIILQILLGALVAGMNAGLSHNTWPLMDGAFIPDGLLAMQPAWLNVFENALTVQFNHRMAAYVLLAFGLAHVVAVRRNIGDSQRVRFAAGALAVGLVVQAGFGVWTLLEAVPLWLGLVHQAGAFVVLALALWNLHAVLREPGGGIVAGAGAAAEERD, from the coding sequence ATGAGCGCGACCGATGCGGACGTGGCGGCCAGCTCAGACGACCGCGAAGGGCGCCAGGAGCGGCGAGCATGGCCCGGCTTCGTTCGCCTCTGGCTCTACCTCGTGGCGGCGCTGGTGCTGGCCGTCGCCGTGGTCGGCGGGGCGACCCGGCTCACCGACTCCGGGCTCTCGATCACCGAATGGAAGCCGATCCTGGGTGCCATCCCACCGCTCGATGAGGCCGATTGGCACGACGCCTTCGAGAAATACCGGCAGATCCCGCAGTACCAGCAGATCAACAAGGGTATGAGCCTCGAGGAGTTCAAATTCATCTACTGGTGGGAGTGGGGGCATCGTCAGCTCGCCCGCTTCGTCGGCCTCGCCTTCGGGTTGCCGCTGCTCGTTCTGCTGGTGCTCCGGCGGATACCGGCGGGTCTCGCCGGGCGCCTCTGCCTGATCCTGGCGCTCGGCGGCCTGCAGGGCGTCATGGGTTGGTACATGGTGCAGAGCGGGCTCAGCGATCGGGTCGACGTCAGCCAGTATCGCCTCGCCGCGCACCTCGGGCTCGCCACCGTCATCTTCGCGGCACTGGTCTGGACGGCACTCGGGTTGCGGCCCCGCTCGGATCCGCTCGGCGGTGTGGGGGCCTGGCAGGGTGGCGTGCCGCTCTGGCTCCGCGTTTCGAGCGTCGCCCTGGTTGTCGGCATCATCCTGCAGATCCTGCTCGGTGCACTGGTTGCCGGGATGAATGCGGGCCTCTCGCACAACACGTGGCCGCTCATGGACGGGGCCTTCATTCCGGACGGGCTGCTGGCCATGCAGCCGGCCTGGCTCAACGTCTTCGAGAACGCGCTGACGGTGCAGTTCAACCACCGCATGGCGGCCTATGTGCTCCTCGCCTTCGGCCTCGCGCACGTCGTCGCCGTCCGGCGCAACATCGGCGATTCACAACGGGTGCGGTTCGCGGCTGGCGCGCTGGCGGTTGGGCTCGTCGTACAGGCGGGGTTCGGGGTTTGGACGCTGCTGGAGGCCGTGCCGCTCTGGTTGGGGCTCGTGCACCAGGCGGGGGCCTTCGTGGTGCTGGCGCTCGCGCTCTGGAACCTGCACGCGGTGTTGCGTGAGCCGGGTGGCGGCATCGTCGCGGGCGCGGGTGCGGCCGCCGAGGAACGCGATTGA
- a CDS encoding methyltransferase: protein MSRHQTPLTPELLAYLERISPAEPAPMAALASAADQLEHANWRASSAEARLLALLVRLMGARRCLEIGTFVGYSTLWIASALPADGRIVTFDIMDEYPAVGRPFWEAAGVTGRIDLRIAPALEALPSLIAEGGPGSFDMAFIDADKKNYPKYYELCLELVRPGGLIAVDNTLWSGQVIDPSDTSKATEGIRALNARIAADPRIEAAPLSCGDGLTLVLKRGA, encoded by the coding sequence ATGTCCCGGCACCAGACCCCCCTCACCCCCGAACTGCTCGCCTACCTCGAGCGCATCTCGCCGGCCGAACCCGCACCGATGGCCGCATTGGCGAGCGCGGCCGACCAGCTCGAGCACGCCAACTGGCGCGCCTCGTCGGCCGAGGCGCGCCTTCTCGCCCTCCTGGTTCGGCTGATGGGGGCCCGGCGCTGCCTCGAGATCGGAACGTTCGTCGGCTATTCGACACTCTGGATCGCGAGCGCCCTGCCTGCGGACGGCCGCATCGTCACCTTCGACATCATGGACGAATACCCCGCCGTCGGCCGCCCGTTCTGGGAGGCGGCGGGAGTTACAGGCCGCATCGATCTGCGCATCGCCCCTGCGCTCGAGGCCCTGCCCAGCCTCATCGCCGAGGGTGGCCCCGGCAGCTTCGACATGGCCTTCATCGACGCCGACAAGAAGAACTACCCGAAATACTACGAACTCTGCCTGGAACTGGTCCGCCCCGGTGGCCTCATCGCCGTCGACAACACGCTCTGGAGCGGCCAGGTGATCGATCCCTCCGACACCTCGAAGGCGACCGAGGGCATCCGTGCGCTCAACGCCCGCATCGCCGCCGATCCGCGCATCGAGGCAGCGCCCCTCTCGTGCGGCGATGGCCTGACGCTCGTCCTCAAGCGGGGCGCCTGA
- a CDS encoding L,D-transpeptidase family protein, giving the protein MPADLSQVIVLRSRGWRNRTRRSCMHRWRHTPGQRSPRGGDVRDMGIGMQGHRRVGLRLAAAAITVLCLAASGASPAAAQGRDSGDWIQQWLSGGRPQSTSHSSGASTTAEERAREAARLDAFLVNETTLLSHDTIMALDAAIEHHRRIVADGGWPAMPRHKGAWLRPGARDERVPLLRRRLAISGDFRGRRDDGWQFDDELEAALKRFQVRHGLRPNGVVDVATHNALNVPADERLATLQVNSLRIRTFYERVRDMPRYVIVNVPSFDLQAVRGGRVELYSKVIAGREAAQTPTVEAKIRGLNFFPYWHVPDSIARRDLIPAVMKDPEYLRREHIRALTDWKGEELDTTYIDWSMVDTEKVKFRQDPGDHNALGLVRIDMPNEHIVYLHDTPLKKLFGRSSRSFSAGCVRVERIIDLATWLVADDPTWNRARVDSILAGGIAEDVVLTEPVPVHFVYLTAWANGGGEAHFRPDLYRRDGTGEVVIAEYEDEPSEPRVQITP; this is encoded by the coding sequence ATGCCAGCCGATCTCTCACAAGTGATCGTTCTTCGGTCGCGAGGGTGGCGCAATCGGACGCGCAGGTCTTGCATGCATCGATGGCGTCACACACCTGGGCAGCGAAGTCCTCGAGGAGGGGATGTCAGGGACATGGGAATTGGGATGCAGGGACACCGCAGGGTAGGCCTACGTCTGGCGGCGGCAGCCATCACCGTGCTCTGCCTCGCTGCGAGCGGTGCCTCGCCGGCCGCCGCGCAAGGACGGGACTCGGGCGACTGGATCCAGCAATGGCTGAGCGGTGGGCGGCCGCAGTCGACGAGCCACTCCTCGGGTGCCTCGACAACCGCCGAAGAGCGCGCGCGCGAAGCAGCCCGCCTCGATGCGTTCCTGGTCAACGAAACGACGTTGCTCAGCCACGATACGATCATGGCGCTCGATGCCGCGATCGAACACCATCGGCGGATCGTCGCGGATGGCGGCTGGCCGGCGATGCCGCGCCACAAGGGCGCGTGGCTGCGTCCAGGGGCCCGCGACGAACGCGTGCCGCTGCTGCGCAGGCGGCTGGCGATCTCGGGCGATTTCCGTGGCCGGCGCGATGACGGCTGGCAGTTCGACGACGAACTCGAGGCGGCGCTGAAGAGGTTCCAGGTGCGGCATGGGCTGCGGCCGAACGGGGTCGTGGACGTTGCGACGCACAACGCCCTCAACGTGCCGGCGGACGAGCGGCTGGCGACGCTGCAAGTCAACTCGCTGCGCATCCGCACATTCTACGAGCGCGTGCGGGACATGCCTCGCTATGTCATCGTCAACGTGCCCTCGTTCGACCTGCAGGCCGTGCGGGGCGGACGCGTCGAACTCTATTCCAAGGTCATCGCCGGCCGCGAGGCGGCGCAGACCCCGACGGTCGAGGCGAAGATCCGTGGCCTGAATTTCTTTCCCTACTGGCACGTGCCGGACAGCATCGCGCGGCGCGATCTCATCCCTGCGGTGATGAAGGATCCGGAGTATCTGCGCCGCGAGCACATCCGCGCCCTCACGGATTGGAAGGGTGAGGAACTCGATACCACCTACATCGACTGGTCTATGGTCGACACCGAGAAGGTCAAGTTTCGTCAGGATCCGGGCGATCACAACGCGCTCGGCCTCGTTCGCATCGACATGCCCAACGAGCACATCGTCTACCTGCACGACACGCCGCTGAAGAAGCTTTTCGGGCGCAGTTCACGTTCGTTCAGTGCCGGGTGCGTGCGGGTCGAGCGGATCATCGATCTTGCGACCTGGCTGGTCGCGGACGACCCGACTTGGAACCGTGCCCGAGTGGACAGCATCCTGGCCGGTGGCATTGCGGAGGATGTCGTGCTGACGGAGCCGGTGCCGGTGCATTTCGTCTATCTGACCGCCTGGGCGAATGGCGGTGGCGAGGCGCATTTCCGGCCCGACCTCTATCGCCGTGACGGCACCGGCGAAGTGGTGATCGCCGAATACGAGGACGAGCCGTCCGAGCCGCGGGTCCAGATCACGCCCTGA
- the rplM gene encoding 50S ribosomal protein L13, with amino-acid sequence MKTYSAKPAEIEKKWVLIDAEGLVVGRLAALIARRLRGKHLAIFTPHVDCGDNVIVVNAEKVVFTGAKRTDKTYHWHTGYPGGIKERKAHQILDGRFPERVIEKAVERMLPGGPLSRQQMRNLKIYAGPDHPHQAQTPTTLDVAALNPKNTIRES; translated from the coding sequence ATGAAGACCTATTCGGCCAAACCCGCCGAGATCGAGAAGAAATGGGTGCTGATCGACGCCGAGGGCCTCGTCGTCGGTCGCCTCGCCGCCCTCATTGCCCGGCGTCTGCGCGGCAAGCACCTGGCGATTTTCACGCCGCACGTCGATTGCGGCGACAATGTCATCGTCGTCAATGCCGAGAAGGTCGTCTTCACCGGAGCCAAGCGCACCGACAAGACCTATCATTGGCACACCGGCTATCCGGGCGGCATCAAGGAGCGCAAGGCGCACCAGATCCTGGACGGCCGCTTTCCCGAGCGCGTGATCGAGAAGGCCGTCGAGCGGATGCTTCCGGGCGGCCCGCTGTCGCGCCAGCAGATGCGCAACCTCAAGATCTACGCCGGTCCGGACCATCCCCATCAGGCCCAGACGCCGACGACGCTCGACGTCGCGGCGCTGAACCCCAAAAACACCATTCGCGAGAGCTGA
- a CDS encoding N-acetyl-gamma-glutamyl-phosphate reductase: MANRKTIRIAVIGASGYTGADLVRRAARHPAIEIVALAAKSNAGRPLAEAFPHFAGLDLPDLVSVEDVDFSAVDAAFCGLPHATAHEIIAGLPARVKVVDMSADFRLKDPAVYEEWYGVAHPAPHLLADAVYGLTEHYREAIAATRLVACPGCYPTATLLALLPGLAAGVIAPDDLIIDAKSGVSGAGRSLKQNVLFCEAGEGLSPYGIAKHRHAPEIEQEIARVTGGDVRVNFTPHLVPMSRGELVTCHVRLAPGARAEDLRAALETSYRGEPFVHVLAKGVIPATQNVRGSNACHINVFADRIPGRAIVVATIDNLVKGSAGQAIQNFNLMFDLPETMGLEQIALFP, encoded by the coding sequence ATGGCCAACCGCAAAACCATCCGCATCGCCGTCATCGGCGCCTCCGGCTACACCGGGGCCGACCTCGTGCGTCGCGCCGCCCGCCACCCGGCGATCGAGATCGTCGCTCTCGCGGCCAAGAGCAATGCCGGCCGTCCCCTCGCCGAGGCCTTCCCCCATTTCGCGGGCCTCGACCTTCCCGATCTCGTTTCCGTCGAGGATGTCGATTTCAGCGCCGTCGACGCCGCCTTCTGCGGCCTGCCGCACGCCACCGCCCACGAGATCATCGCCGGCCTGCCGGCGCGCGTGAAGGTCGTCGACATGTCCGCCGACTTCCGCCTGAAGGACCCGGCCGTCTACGAGGAGTGGTACGGCGTGGCCCACCCCGCGCCGCATCTCTTGGCCGATGCCGTCTACGGCCTCACCGAGCACTACCGCGAGGCGATCGCTGCCACCCGGCTCGTCGCCTGCCCGGGTTGTTATCCGACCGCGACGCTGCTCGCCCTTCTGCCGGGCCTCGCCGCTGGCGTCATCGCCCCGGACGATCTCATCATCGACGCCAAGTCGGGGGTTTCGGGGGCCGGCCGGAGCCTGAAACAGAACGTGCTCTTTTGCGAGGCCGGCGAGGGCCTCTCGCCCTACGGCATCGCCAAGCATCGCCATGCCCCCGAGATCGAGCAGGAGATCGCCCGCGTCACCGGCGGCGACGTGCGCGTCAATTTCACGCCCCACCTCGTGCCGATGTCGCGCGGTGAACTCGTTACCTGCCACGTGCGCCTCGCGCCGGGCGCGCGGGCCGAGGACCTGCGCGCCGCGCTCGAGACGAGCTATCGCGGCGAGCCGTTCGTGCACGTGCTGGCCAAGGGCGTCATCCCGGCAACGCAGAATGTGCGCGGCTCGAACGCCTGCCACATCAACGTCTTTGCCGACCGCATTCCGGGTCGCGCCATCGTGGTCGCGACCATCGACAACCTCGTCAAGGGCTCGGCCGGTCAGGCCATCCAGAACTTCAATCTGATGTTCGACCTGCCGGAGACGATGGGCCTCGAGCAGATCGCGCTCTTTCCCTGA
- a CDS encoding polysaccharide export protein — MSVRVGSIVLLLAALLAGCSHMGQTSVKDVALSDEEAVIAVAIASHRSHAEPEPASDDTYSEPVEHAYGEPVHIDRRTTTTAIEPVQALNYRLDTGDQVRVFVYGQPNLSRVYTLDGEGFISVPLISAVKARGLTTFELEARIAARLSVEYIRDPKVSIEIAAHRPVYVLGEVRSAGQFPYSAGLTARRLVALAGGFTPRADKLGLRVTRVIEGNRETHELRLDEDLLPGDVITVGERWF, encoded by the coding sequence ATGTCGGTACGCGTTGGGAGCATTGTGTTGCTGCTTGCCGCTCTTCTCGCTGGCTGCAGCCACATGGGCCAGACCTCGGTGAAGGACGTCGCTCTCAGCGACGAGGAGGCCGTCATCGCGGTGGCGATCGCCTCCCACCGTTCGCATGCCGAACCCGAACCCGCGTCCGACGATACCTACTCCGAGCCGGTCGAGCACGCCTATGGCGAACCCGTCCACATCGATCGCCGGACCACGACCACCGCCATCGAGCCGGTCCAAGCACTCAACTACCGTCTGGACACCGGCGACCAGGTCCGCGTCTTCGTTTACGGCCAGCCAAATCTGTCGCGGGTCTATACGCTCGACGGCGAGGGATTCATTTCCGTACCGCTCATCAGCGCGGTGAAGGCGCGCGGCCTGACCACGTTCGAACTCGAAGCCCGCATCGCGGCCCGCCTCTCCGTGGAATACATCCGCGATCCCAAGGTGAGCATCGAGATTGCCGCGCATCGCCCGGTCTACGTGCTCGGCGAGGTCCGCAGCGCCGGTCAATTCCCTTACTCGGCGGGTCTCACGGCGCGCCGCCTCGTGGCGCTCGCGGGTGGCTTCACGCCGCGTGCCGACAAGCTCGGGCTGCGGGTGACGCGCGTCATCGAGGGCAACCGCGAGACGCACGAACTGCGGCTCGACGAAGACCTCCTGCCTGGCGACGTGATCACCGTCGGCGAGCGCTGGTTCTGA
- a CDS encoding phenylacetic acid degradation protein, with amino-acid sequence MNPPARAVMTASEVARLLDEVFPEIHDAGRIFEVEAIRPLGASLRMRYHPRNLRPGGTISGPAMFTLADLAMYAAVLGAIGPVPLAVTTNLNINFLRKPPARDMIADVRLLKLGQRLAIGEVSLFGEGVSEPAAHATATYSIPPPSKRVGG; translated from the coding sequence ATGAACCCGCCGGCCCGCGCCGTGATGACGGCGAGCGAGGTGGCCCGGCTGCTCGACGAGGTCTTTCCCGAAATCCACGACGCCGGCCGCATCTTCGAGGTCGAGGCGATCCGCCCACTCGGCGCCTCTCTGCGCATGCGCTACCATCCTCGTAACCTGAGGCCGGGAGGCACGATTTCGGGCCCCGCCATGTTCACCCTCGCCGATCTTGCCATGTACGCCGCCGTGCTCGGCGCGATCGGTCCGGTTCCGCTCGCCGTCACCACCAACCTCAACATCAATTTCCTGCGCAAACCCCCCGCCCGCGACATGATCGCCGACGTGCGCTTGCTGAAGCTCGGCCAGCGCCTCGCCATCGGCGAGGTGTCATTGTTCGGGGAGGGTGTCTCCGAGCCCGCCGCGCACGCCACGGCGACCTATTCCATCCCACCGCCCTCCAAGCGGGTCGGCGGATAG
- a CDS encoding glycosyltransferase, with amino-acid sequence MLPGRTAPLVVILVTGSLGDVAPALNLAVRLRDRGFRLRIGAPANFEEMVTRRGIDFARTGDDIRLLLKDPVARTIIERGAFANLKGQLRVARTWHETTARMAVAACEGADLVVFHPKVTFASSIAEALGVPSAMLAYQPLTPTGDFPIFPISTRSFGRTLNRASYAMLGAEHLFLGGITRRLRRELLGLPSARSHASLRSRPDGSPLPIIYAFSEAVQPRPADWPAHVHVTGYVWDTAPASTEWQPDARLARFLAAGPPPVYIGFGSMPLGEPGKALDLWLSALAANGLRAIIAGGWGGLDEAASGRALPENVHVITGAPHDRLFPLVAAVVHHGGAGTTAMGLRCGRPTLVCPFLIDQPYWAARVEALGAGIAGPSPGKWTGERLTADLRRLVGNPDFARAAGTVAAQLAAEDGARRACDILEGLLAGPAS; translated from the coding sequence TTGTTGCCTGGCAGGACCGCTCCCCTCGTCGTCATCCTCGTCACGGGCTCCCTCGGGGACGTCGCCCCGGCACTGAACCTCGCCGTACGGCTCCGCGATCGCGGCTTCAGGCTCCGGATCGGCGCTCCCGCCAACTTCGAGGAGATGGTGACCCGGCGCGGAATCGACTTCGCGCGCACGGGTGACGACATCCGCCTGCTGTTGAAGGATCCCGTCGCGCGAACCATCATCGAGCGCGGTGCCTTCGCGAACCTCAAAGGCCAGCTCCGTGTCGCCCGGACCTGGCACGAGACCACAGCCCGCATGGCGGTCGCCGCGTGCGAGGGCGCCGACCTCGTCGTCTTCCATCCCAAGGTCACCTTCGCGAGTTCGATCGCCGAAGCGCTCGGTGTGCCGTCCGCGATGCTCGCCTACCAGCCGCTGACGCCGACGGGGGATTTCCCGATCTTCCCCATCTCGACCCGTTCGTTCGGCCGCACCCTGAACCGGGCGAGCTATGCGATGCTCGGCGCCGAGCACCTCTTCCTCGGCGGCATCACGCGCCGGCTGCGGCGCGAACTGCTCGGTCTGCCGTCGGCGCGGAGCCACGCGAGCCTTCGCAGCCGTCCGGACGGCTCACCCCTGCCGATCATTTATGCGTTCAGTGAGGCCGTTCAGCCGCGGCCAGCGGATTGGCCGGCGCACGTGCATGTGACCGGCTATGTCTGGGACACGGCTCCTGCCAGCACCGAATGGCAGCCCGATGCGCGGCTCGCCCGCTTTCTCGCAGCCGGCCCACCGCCGGTCTACATCGGCTTCGGTTCCATGCCGCTCGGCGAGCCGGGCAAGGCACTCGACCTCTGGCTTTCTGCCCTCGCGGCCAACGGGCTTCGCGCGATCATCGCCGGCGGCTGGGGTGGGCTCGACGAGGCGGCTTCGGGGCGGGCCCTTCCGGAGAACGTGCATGTCATCACGGGAGCCCCGCACGACCGGCTCTTTCCGCTCGTTGCGGCCGTCGTCCACCATGGCGGCGCGGGCACGACGGCCATGGGGTTACGCTGCGGGCGCCCGACCCTCGTCTGTCCGTTCCTGATCGATCAGCCCTATTGGGCCGCGCGTGTCGAAGCGCTGGGGGCGGGCATTGCGGGGCCGAGCCCGGGCAAGTGGACGGGCGAGCGGCTGACGGCCGACCTCCGGCGCCTCGTTGGCAATCCGGACTTTGCGCGGGCGGCGGGCACGGTGGCAGCGCAGCTTGCGGCCGAGGACGGCGCCCGGCGGGCGTGCGACATCCTCGAAGGGTTGTTGGCGGGTCCGGCATCGTAG
- a CDS encoding DUF2842 domain-containing protein — translation MPARLRKLIGTIVLLVYITIYALLAMVVGARVLEGASGAVEFLYYMVAGLAWVPIAGLLVTWMETGRFLPARRRRDGSATP, via the coding sequence ATGCCCGCACGTCTTCGCAAGCTGATCGGCACAATCGTGCTGCTCGTCTACATAACCATCTACGCGCTCCTCGCGATGGTCGTTGGCGCGCGCGTACTCGAAGGCGCCTCGGGCGCCGTGGAGTTCCTCTATTACATGGTCGCGGGGCTCGCCTGGGTGCCGATCGCGGGGCTCCTCGTCACGTGGATGGAGACCGGGCGTTTCCTGCCGGCCCGGCGGCGCCGCGACGGCAGCGCGACGCCCTGA